One region of Brassica napus cultivar Da-Ae chromosome A10, Da-Ae, whole genome shotgun sequence genomic DNA includes:
- the LOC106422954 gene encoding zinc finger BED domain-containing protein RICESLEEPER 2-like, with product MDSGGFSNLMSIDFETQGVLDAANAEAERTRYDGSQPSQSRRRRIIDVEDESDDDAMEDDYEPVKERVSANADGYLNKRKKQQVQAEGDNDKGMSSKAQQRKMHKGKGDHGGKGKPQKKKQKTADSEDESGDHDNGKSPAQKQRRQYSPVWQDFVVVTKKDGSEKAQCKHCKIEYAHDSHNNETNVMRRHLLKCNLKATTGDVRQMVLNAEAKLQAKKYDHTVFRQMVAKCIILHDLPFSYVEYERVRSVWTYLNADVKFISRNTAAKDVYKFYQSETDILKKELATLPGRISFTSDLWTAITHEGYMCLTAHYVDRDWKLKNKILSFCALPPPHTGFQLAMKILNELEEWGIDKKVFSVTLDNATNNDSMQDILKSQLVLQNDLVCDGEFFHVRCSAHILNLIVQDGLKVIGNSLHKIRESIKFVKASESRELLFAKCVESVRNKEKAGLLLDVTTRWNSTYKMIDMALKYQAAFGHLKLIERSYKFHPSEDEWRRLKEMCDFLKPFDEITRLMSGSTYPTSNLYFMQVWRIQNWLTQNETSRDDVVRRMVIPMKEKFQKYWEEVSDIFAMATVLDPRLKLKLAEFCFGKVDKNSLERKMKHLREKLQTLLSAYEKKETSNSPSAETHEAGPDQVAGDEESGNFSNYDVTNVVVSGKSPLEIYLEEPPIDGKVFASLDILDYWKDNSKRFGALALVARDLLSIPITTVASESSFSIGSRVLNKYRSRLLPKHVQALICSRNWLKGFEAYENEEDEEYVDDETLPSFESIIDEEDDA from the exons ATGGATTCTGGGGGTTTCTCAAACTTGATGTCAATAGATTTTGAGACACAGGGAGTTCTTGACGCTGCAAACGCTGAAGCAGAACGTACCAGATATGATGGATCTCAGCCATCTCAATCTCGTAGAAGGAGAATCATTGATGTTGAAGATGAATCAGATGATGATGCCATGGAAGATGATTATGAACCGGTAAAAGAGAGGGTTTCTGCCAATGCTGATGGATATCTAAATAAGAGAAAGAAACAGCAGGTTCAGGCTGAGGGTGATAATGACAAAGGGATGTCATCTAAGGCGCAACAGAGAAAGATGCATAAGGGAAAGGGTGATCATGGTGGCAAAGGGAAACCgcaaaagaagaaacaaaagactGCTGATTCTGAAGACGAGTCAGGTGATCATGATAACGGAAAGTCACCGGCTCAGAAACAGAGGAGACAATACTCACCTGTGTGGCaagattttgtagtggttactAAGAAAGATGGCTCTGAAAAAGCACAATGCAAGCACTGCAAAATTGAATACGCACATGACTCTCACAACAATGAGACTAATGTTATGAGACGACATCTACTGAAGTGTAATCTTAAGGCTACGACTGGTGATGTTCGTCAGATGGTGCTCAATGCAGAAGCGAAACTGCAAGCAAAGAAGTATGATCACACTGTTTTTCGTCAGATGGTAGCAAAGTGTATCATTCTGCATGATTTACCATTTTCATACGTTGAATATGAGAGGGTCAGATCTGTTTGGACATACTTGAATGCAGATGTAAAGTTTATCAGTCGCAACACAGCTGCAAAAGATGTTTACAAGTTCTATCAGAGTGAGACAGATATTCTGAAAAAAGAATTGGCTACTCTTCCTGGAAGGATTAGCTTTACTTCTGATCTGTGGACGGCAATCACACATGAAGGTTATATGTGTTTGACAGCACACTACGTAGACAGAGACTGGAAATTGAAGAACAAGATTCTTTCGTTTTGTGCTCTACCGCCTCCACATACAGGTTTTCAGCTAGCTATGAAGATTCTTAACGAACTGGAAGAATGGGGTATTGATAAAAAAGTGTTTTCAGTCACACTTGACAATGCTACAAACAATGATTCTATGCAAGATATCTTGAAATCTCAGCTTGTGCTGCAAAATGATTTGGTCTGTGATGGAGAATTCTTTCATGTTAGATGTTCTGCGCATATCCTCAACCTTATTGTTCAAGATGGACTCAAAGTAATCGGCAATTCCTTGCATAAGATCAGAGAGAGTATCAAGTTTGTCAAAGCATCTGAATCTCGTGAGCTGCTCTTTGCTAAATGTGTTGAATCTGTACGTAATAAAGAGAAGGCTGGGTTGCTTTTGGATGTTACCACAAGATGGAATTCAACATATAAAATGATTGATATGGCCCTGAAGTATCAAGCAGCGTTTGGTCATCTCAAACTTATTGAGAGGAGTTACAAGTTTCACCCAAGCGAGGATGAGTGGAGAAGATTGAAGGAGATGTGTGATTTCCTGAAGCCCTTTGATGAGATTACTCGCCTCATGTCAGGATCGACATATCCTACTTCCAACTTGTATTTCATGCAAGTGTGGAGAATTCAAAACTGGCTGACACAGAATGAAACAAGTAGAGATGATGTTGTCCGAAGAATGGTTATACCGATGAAGGagaagtttcaaaaatattgggAAGAAGTCAGCGACATCTTTGCTATGGCTACAGTTTTAGATCCACGTCTGAAACTAAAACTTGCAGAGTTTTGTTTTGGTAAAGTTGACAAGAACTCTCTGGAAAGAAAGATGAAACATTTGCGTGAAAAACTGCAGACCTTGCTTAGCGCCTATGAGAAGAAGGAAACATCGAATTCTCCTTCTGCAGAAACACATGAAGCTGGTCCAGACCAAGTTGCAGGGGATGAAGAAAGTGGAAATTTCAGCAATTATGATGTGA CAAATGTTGTTGTTAGTGGAAAATCACCACTGGAGATATACCTCGAAGAACCACCTATAGACGGAAAGGTGTTTGCGAGTTTGGATATCCTGGACTATTGGAAAGATAACTCGAAACGTTTTGGTGCATTGGCTTTAGTGGCGCGTGACCTTCTTAGCATACCTATCACAACCGTAGCTTCTGAATCGTCTTTCAGCATTGGGTCCCGAGTTTTGAACAAATACAGAAGTCGTCTGCTACCAAAACATGTTCAAGCACTGATATGTAGTCGAAATTGGTTAAAGGGATTTGAAGCTTACGAAAatg aggaagatgaagaatatGTTGATGATGAGACATTACCATCCTTTGAATCCATTATCGATGAAGAAGATGACGCTTGA
- the BNAA10G01350D gene encoding uncharacterized protein BNAA10G01350D, whose translation MMMMQSRLLAFASAARSRVRPVVQRSLAFGSSTSGRTADPELHSGNDGGDPAVYPKDPEGMDDVANPKTAAEEIVDEQPRSSLEEQPLNPPKSPRATAHKLESTPVGRPSEPNFQQKRRRSTEASPPSLDSASCVSLDEGEEEERRRRQNETESDKEYYAHHKASPLSEIEFADTRKPITQATDGTAYAAGKDVIGWLPEQLDTAEEALQRATMIFKRNAERGDPETFPHSRILREMRGEWF comes from the exons atgatgatgatgcagtCCCGATTATTAGCGTTTGCTTCAGCGGCGCGTTCCCGCGTCCGACCAGTCGTTCAAAGGAGTTTAGCGTTTGGATCATCAACGTCCGGCCGAACTGCTGACCCGGAGCTTCATTCCGGAAACGATGGGGGTGATCCAGCTGTTTATCCAAAAGACCCTGAa GGAATGGATGACGTGGCGAACCCTAAGACGGCGGCAGAAGAAATCGTCGATGAACAACCACGGTCAAGTTTAGAAGAGCAACCGCTTAACCCGCCAAAATCTCCACGCGCCACCGCACACAAGCTAGAGAGCACTCCAGTGGGTCGTCCTTCCGAGCCTAACTTCCAACAGAAGCGGAGAAGAAGCACCGAGGCCTCTCCACCTTCACTTGATTCTGCGAGCTGCGTCAGCTTAGACGAAGGAGAAGAGGAGGAGCGAAGGCGGAGACAAAACGAAACAGAGAGCGACAAAGAGTATTACGCACACCACAAAGCGTCTCCATTGTCCGAGATCGAGTTCGCAGATACTCGGAAGCCAATCACTCAAGCTACCGACGGAACCGCGTATGCGGCGGGGAAAGATGTGATCGGATGGTTACCGGAGCAGCTTGACACGGCGGAGGAGGCTTTACAGAGAGCTACAATGATATTCAAACGTAACGCAGAACGCGGGGATCCTGAAACGTTTCCTCATTCTAGAATCTTGAGAGAAATGAGAGGCGAATGGttctaa
- the LOC106422953 gene encoding uncharacterized protein LOC106422953: MVTITNLIPFHGILIETTVTNEVCIAKSWILHVLSENQEDPPVIISLNSKTNPQDGAKAATVQLCIKNKCLILQLLHVNQNTNLEECFGDLFRDEKFVFVGIGIAETAKKLNGLVTLVKKVDVRDLVKVNYPISYGVRSRLSLKAMASELLGFGSWKPKRQICPRDLARRVLDEEVIKFLSIDAYVSYELGFKMLTQ, encoded by the coding sequence ATGGTAACAATCACAAATTTGATTCCATTTCATGGAATACTCATTGAAACGACGGTGACCAATGAAGTTTGCATTGCGAAGAGCTGGATACTCCACGTACTATCAGAAAACCAAGAAGATCCACCGGTGATCATCTCTCTGAACTCCAAGACAAACCCTCAAGATGGTGCAAAGGCCGCTACCGTTCAGTTATGCATCAAAAACAAATGTCTCATACTCCAACTCCTTCATGTGAACCAAAACACCAACCTCGAAGAATGTTTTGGTGATCTATTTCGCGAtgagaaatttgtttttgtgGGTATAGGTATTGCGGAAACGGCCAAGAAGCTCAACGGTCTAGTCACGCTTGTTAAGAAAGTTGATGTTCGTGACCTGGTAAAGGTTAATTATCCTATTAGTTATGGTGTGAGATCAAGGCTTAGCTTGAAGGCAATGGCTAGTGAGttgttgggttttggttcgtGGAAACCGAAAAGGCAGATCTGTCCGAGAGATTTGGCTAGGAGAGTTCTTGATGAAGAGGTGATTAAGTTTTTGTCCATTGATGCTTATGTGTCTTATGAACTTGGGTTTAAGATGCTTACACAATAA
- the LOC106422944 gene encoding transcription initiation factor TFIID subunit 13-like, whose product MSNTPGAAAPSSSKSKATGNSQAPEKRKPLFQKELQHMMYGFGDEQNPLPETVALVEDIVVEYVTDLTHKAQEIGTKRGRLLVDDFLYLIRKDLPKLNRCRELLAMQEELKQARKAFDVDEEKITSLD is encoded by the exons atgagtaaCACACCAGGAGCGGCGGCGCCGTCGTCGTCGAAATCTAAAGCTACGGGAAATTCTCAAGCGCCGGAGAAACGCAAACCCCTCTTTCAAAAAGAat TGCAGCATATGATGTATGGATTTGGTGATGAGCAAAAC CCGCTTCCAGAGACTGTGGCGCTTGTAGAAGACATTGTTGTGGAATACGTCACTGATTTG ACACATAAGGCTCAAGAGATAGGCACAAAGCGAGGAAGGCTACTAGTTGATGACTTCTTGTATCTTATCCGCAAG GATTTGCCAAAGCTTAACCGTTGTAGGGAACTGTTGGCAATGCAAGAAGAGCTTAAACAAGCTCGTAAAGCTTTTGATGTTGACGAAGAGAAGATTACTTCACTCGACTGA
- the LOC106423034 gene encoding importin subunit alpha-6, protein MSLKPSARTEVRRNMYKVSVDADEGRRRREGDMVEIRKNKREENLQKKRREGLTAPIAQQGHDLYSYERLEKITQLAAGATSEDRSLQLEATIGIRKLLSVERNPPINEVIQSGVVPRLVQFLSVDFFELQFEAAWALTNIASGTSDNTKVIIDSGAIPDFVRLFASKSDEVREQSVWAVGNVAGDSPKCRDFVLSCEAMMPLLAQFNEHTKPSMLRNAAWTLSNFCRGKPAPALKQTKPALPVLERLLHSNDDEVLTDACWTLSYLSDGTNDRIQTVINAGVIPSLVSLLAHHLPSVLIPAIRAIGNIVTGDDMMTQEVLNHQALPHLLSILTRTYKRSIKKEACWAISNITAGNTSQIQQVIEAGIIQPLIYMLHTAEFEIKREAVWAVSNLTSGGNHDQIKFLVDQGCIKPLCDLLTCPDPLTVTVILEALENILKVGEAEMNQGNTGGFNIYVQMIDDAEGLEKIENLQRHNNNEIYEKAVQILSSYWTDEDGNEHDNGFAFGNQSGNASTGGFNFG, encoded by the exons ATGTCTCTTAAACCTAGCGCGAGGACGGAGGTTCGAAGGAATATGTACAAGGTATCTGTGGATGCCGATGAAGGTCGAAGGAGGAGGGAGGGTGACATGGTGGAGATCcggaagaacaagagagaggaGAACTTGCAGAAGAAGCGACGTGAAGGCCTAACTGCTCCCATTGCGCAGCAGGGGCACGATTTATACTCCTACGAGAGA TTGGAAAAGATAACACAGTTGGCTGCTGGAGCTACTTCAGAGGATAGAAGTTTGCAACTGGAGGCAACTATTGGCATCCGAAAATTACTCTCAGTTG AGCGTAATCCACCCATCAACGAAGTTATTCAATCTGGTGTTGTTCCTCGCCTTGTCCAATTTCTTTCTGTCGACTTCTTCGAACTTCAG TTTGAGGCAGCTTGGGCGCTCACGAATATTGCTTCAGGGACATCAGACAACACCAAGGTCATTATTGATAGTGGCGCTATCCCCGATTTCGTCAGACTTTTCGCTTCAAAAAGCGACGAAGTCCGAGAACAG TCTGTCTGGGCAGTGGGAAACGTCGCTGGTGACTCACCAAAATGCCGTGATTTTGTCCTAAGCTGCGAGGCCATGATGCCTCTTTTGGCTCAGTTCAACGAGCACACAAAGCCCTCCATGCTGAGAAACGCTGCATGGACCTTATCAAACTTCTGTAGAGGGAAGCCTGCGCCTGCACTTAAGCAG ACAAAACCAGCTTTACCAGTTCTTGAGCGCCTTTTGCATTCAAACGACGACGAAGTTCTCACAGATGCATGCTggactctctcttatctctcaGACGGTACCAACGATAGAATACAAACTGTTATCAATGCTGGTGTCATCCCTAGCCTCGTTTCACTCCTAGC TCATCATTTGCCATCAGTTCTGATTCCAGCCATCCGTGCAATTGGTAATATTGTAACCGGAGATGATATGATGACTCAG GAGGTTCTTAACCATCAAGCGCTTCCTCATCTCTTGTCCATTTTGACACGTACATACAAGAGGAGCATCAAAAAGGAAGCTTGCTGGGCTATCTCTAACATTACAGCTGGAAACACTAGTCAGATACAA CAAGTGATTGAAGCCGGCATTATTCAGCCTCTTATTTACATGCTTCATACCGCGGAATTCGAAATTAAAAGAGAAGCTGTTTGGGCAGTCAGTAATTTAACTTCTGGTGGCAATCATGACCAAATCAA GTTTCTTGTGGACCAAGGATGCATTAAACCGCTCTGTGATCTCCTCACATGTCCCGATCCGTTGACCGTCACAGTGATCTTAGAAGCTCTAGAGAACATTCTTAAAGTAGGTGAAGCCGAGATGAATCAAGGCAACACCGGAGGCTTTAACATTTACGTGCAGATGATTGACGACGCTGAAGGTTTGGAGAAGATTGAGAATCTTCAGAGACACAACAATAATGAAATTTACGAGAAAGCTGTTCAAATCCTCTCTTCCTATTGGACCGATGAAGACGGCAATGAACATGACAACGGTTTCGCATTTGGAAACCAAAGTGGCAATGCTTCTACAGGTGGATTCAACTTTGGTTGA
- the BNAA10G01300D gene encoding uncharacterized protein BNAA10G01300D codes for MGDSKKKSRSVATQRAWNLVRMALLWGRKGGIFKKWHMFELRNLVSKHLKALAHHSNSVDDSVRYLGEKQLSFDETPVFNVKMHRPASMRFLLPCIAPPVDFDYDFELDRQDNDTEDVRSYGYYNDCCNEKCERADGTYQDEEEDEKGVDVRADEFIANFYQQMKLQRQISYLQYKEHNDVV; via the coding sequence ATGGGGGACTCAAAGAAGAAAAGCAGATCAGTCGCAACACAAAGAGCTTGGAATCTTGTAAGAATGGCTCTTCTCTGGGGAAGAAAAGGTGGCATATTCAAGAAATGGCACATGTTCGAGCTACGTAACTTGGTCTCCAAGCATCTCAAAGCCCTAGCTCATCATTCTAACAGCGTCGATGATAGCGTCCGTTACCTCGGCGAGAAACAGCTCTCTTTCGACGAGACGCCGGTCTTTAACGTGAAGATGCATCGCCCTGCCTCCATGAGGTTCCTCTTGCCTTGCATTGCTCCTCCCGTTGACTTTGATTACGACTTTGAATTGGACCGTCAAGATAACGATACAGAGGATGTTAGATCCTACGGCTATTATAACGATTGTTGCAATGAGAAATGTGAACGTGCGGATGGTACTTatcaagatgaagaagaagatgagaaaggGGTTGATGTGAGAGCAGATGAGTTTATTGCTAACTTCTATCAACAGATGAAGTTACAGAGACAAATCTCTTACTTGCAATACAAAGAACACAACGACGTTGTATGA
- the LOC106423090 gene encoding probable beta-D-xylosidase 2, with protein sequence MILHKMAFLAAILFFFVSSSIHVHSRETFACDTKDAATATLRFCQQSVPIPERVKDLIGRLTLAEKVSLLGNTAAAIPRLGIKGYEWWSEALHGVSNVGPGTKFAGPFPAATSFPQVITTAASFNASLWESIGRVVSNEARAMYNGGVGGLTYWSPNVNILRDPRWGRGQETPGEDPVLAGKYAASYVRGLQGNDRSRLKVAACCKHFTAYDLDNWNGVDRFHFNAKVSKQDIEDTFDVPFRMCVKEGNVASIMCSYNQVNGVPTCADPNLLKKTIRNQWGLNGYIVSDCDSVGVLYDTQHYTGTPEEAAAKSIKAGLDLDCGPFLGAHTIDAVNKNLLRESDVDNAVVNTLTVQMRLGMFDGDIATQPYGHLGSAHVCTPVHKGLALEAAHQGIVLLKNLGPSLPLSRHRHRTVAVIGPNADATVTMIGNYAGIACGYTSPVQGIAGYARTVHNKGCADVHCMDDRLFDGAADAARGSDATVLVMGLDQSIEAEFKDRNSLLLPGKQQELISRVARASKGPVILVLMSGGPIDVTFAEKDPKISAIVWAGYPGQEGGTAIADILFGAANPGGKLPMTWYPQEYLTNLPMTEMSMRAIRSKRIPGRTYRFYDGPVVYPFGHGLSYTRFTHSIADAPKVIPIAVRGRNGTVSGKSVRVTHARCNRLSLGVHVDIKNVGTRDGTHTMLVFSAPPGGEWAPRKQLVAFTRVHVAAGENKRVQVNIHVCKYLSVVDRAGIRRIPIGDHGIHIGDESHTVSLQASTLGVIKS encoded by the exons atgaTTCTCCACAAAATGGCGTTCTTGGCCgctattcttttcttctttgtaaGCAGCAGCATTCACGTTCACAGCCGCGAAACGTTTGCTTGCGATACAAAGGACGCAGCAACAGCGACACTGAGATTCTGTCAGCAGTCAGTTCCGATACCGGAGAGAGTAAAGGATTTGATCGGACGGCTGACGTTGGCCGAGAAAGTAAGCTTGTTAGGAAACACTGCGGCGGCGATTCCACGGCTAGGAATTAAAGGGTACGAGTGGTGGTCGGAGGCTTTACACGGCGTTTCAAATGTGGGTCCCGGTACCAAGTTCGCTGGGCCCTTCCCTGCGGCCACCAGTTTCCCTCAAGTCATCACCACTGCTGCTTCCTTCAATGCCTCCTTGTGGGAATCCATCGGACGG GTTGTGTCAAATGAGGCCAGGGCCATGTATAACGGTGGAGTTGGTGGGCTTACATACTGGAGCCCAAACGTTAACATATTGCGGGACCCGCGTTGGGGACGTGGACAGGAAACTCCCGGTGAAGACCCTGTCCTAGCTGGTAAATACGCCGCCAGCTACGTAAGAGGTTTACAGGGAAACGACCGTAGCCGGTTGAAAGTCGCCGCCTGTTGCAAACATTTCACGGCGTACGATCTCGACAACTGGAACGGCGTCGATAGATTCCATTTCAACGCTaag GTGAGCAAGCAAGACATAGAAGACACGTTCGATGTTCCTTTCCGTATGTGTGTGAAGGAAGGAAACGTGGCGAGCATTATGTGTTCGTACAATCAAGTTAATGGCGTTCCGACATGTGCCGATCCTAACCTCCTGAAAAAGACCATACGTAACCAATGGGGTCTCAACGG ATACATCGTCTCCGACTGTGACTCTGTTGGTGTTCTATACGATACACAACATTACACTGGTACTCCTGAAGAAGCAGCCGCTAAATCCATCAAAGCTG GCTTGGATTTGGATTGTGGACCGTTCCTAGGAGCTCATACCATCGACGCCGTGAACAAAAACCTGTTGCGTGAGTCAGACGTTGACAATGCCGTAGTCAACACGCTAACAGTACAAATGAGACTAGGAATGTTCGACGGCGATATAGCGACTCAGCCTTACGGACACCTTGGATCAGCACATGTTTGTACACCGGTTCACAAGGGACTAGCTCTCGAAGCAGCTCATCAAGGAATCGTCCTCCTCAAGAACCTCGGCCCGTCTCTACCTCTCTCTCGTCACCGCCACCGTACGGTCGCTGTTATCGGACCAAATGCGGACGCAACAGTCACAATGATTGGTAACTACGCAGGTATtgcttgtggatataccagtcCGGTTCAAGGAATAGCCGGTTATGCACGAACCGTTCACAACAAGGGTTGCGCGGACGTGCACTGCATGGACGATAGATTGTTCGATGGTGCGGCTGACGCAGCTCGTGGATCTGATGCGACGGTTCTCGTGATGGGTTTGGACCAGTCTATTGAAGCTGAGTTCAAGGACAGAAACAGTTTGCTTTTGCCTGGAAAACAACAAGAGCTTATCTCTCGAGTTGCTCGGGCCTCTAAAGGCCcagttattttagttttaatgtcTGGTGGGCCTATTGATGTAACTTTCGCGGAGAAGGATCCGAAGATCTCAGCAATTGTTTGGGCCGGGTATCCGGGTCAGGAAGGCGGAACCGCAATCGCTGATATTTTATTTGGCGCTGCTAACCCCGGAGGGAAGCTTCCGATGACGTGGTACCCGCAAGAGTATCTAACAAACTTACCGATGACCGAAATGTCTATGAGAGCAATCCGGTCCAAGCGTATACCGGGTCGAACATACCGGTTTTACGACGGTCCGGTTGTTTACCCGTTCGGTCACGGTTTGAGTTACACTCGCTTCACGCACAGCATAGCCGACGCGCCTAAGGTGATTCCTATAGCTGTACGTGGTAGAAACGGTACCGTATCAGGGAAGTCAGTACGTGTGACGCACGCTAGGTGTAACCGTCTCTCACTCGGAGTCCACGTTGATATCAAGAACGTTGGGACGAGAGACGGGACTCACACGATGCTTGTGTTCTCAGCTCCGCCAGGTGGAGAATGGGCCCCGAGAAAGCAGCTGGTTGCTTTCACGAGAGTACACGTGGCGGCTGGGGAGAACAAGCGTGTGCAGGTGAATATACACGTGTGTAAGTATTTAAGTGTAGTGGACCGGGCCGGGATCCGAAGGATACCGATCGGTGATCATGGGATTCATATTGGAGATGAGAGTCATACCGTCTCGCTTCAAGCCTCTACTCTTGGGGTCATCAAGTCTTga
- the LOC106422952 gene encoding nonsense-mediated mRNA decay protein 2-like produces METKHDKDDQLEIEQINKSPTMKTKKISRGMHVFSVVMFMLRRRRRRKAFNTRFWRRVVESVRKVHSEITIMPKSKSTNTILLPPAPLPATTMEISQDGGDDADVINDESGDRLTEVIEVFTAASSSSSSGISGYASAMSLRDLDHHYDDEDEDDDDVDCYSDVEEGDEMIDEKAEEFIVRFYEQMKMQKQVYTERCKAKGIIIN; encoded by the coding sequence ATGGAAACAAAACATGATAAAGATGACCAATTAGAGATAGAGCAAATAAACAAGAGTCCGACCATGAAGACCAAAAAGATATCACGTGGGATGCACGTCTTCTCCGTTGTCATGTTCATGCTACGTCGTCGCCGGAGGAGAAAGGCTTTCAACACCAGGTTCTGGCGGCGTGTGGTTGAGTCCGTACGCAAAGTCCATTCCGAGATTACGATAATGCCTAAGTCTAAGTCTACTAACACAATCCTCCTTCCTCCGGCTCCTCTTCCGGCGACGACGATGGAGATTAGCCAAGACGGTGGGGATGATGCTGATGTTATTAATGATGAATCCGGGGATCGTTTAACGGAGGTTATTGAGGTTTTCACGGCggcatcttcatcatcatcatctggaATCTCCGGATATGCCTCTGCCATGTCTTTACGTGATTTGGATCATCActatgatgatgaggatgaagatgatgatgatgttgattGTTATAGCGATGTTGAAGAAGGAGATGAAATGATAGATGAGAAAGCTGAGGAATTCATCGTGAGATTTTATGAGCAAATGAAAATGCAAAAACAGGTTTATACTGAACGTTGTAAGGCCAAAGGGATAATAATAAACTGA